The Syntrophales bacterium region TGATCGGTGATGAACACTACATGGTGGCAAGGGAGGTACAAATGACCCTCCAGAAATATAAAGACCTCCAGGATATTATAGCAATCCTCGGTATGGATGAGCTTTCCGATGAGGACAAATTGACCGTGTCAAGGGCAAGAAAGATCCAAAGATTCCTTTCACAACCATTTTTCGTCGCCGCTCAGTTCACCGGTACGGATGGTAAATTTGTCTCTGTTCCCGACACAGTGAGGGGGTTCAAAGAAATCCTGGAAGGGAAGCATGATGACCTTCCTGAGCAGGCCTTCTATATGGTTGGTGGCATCGAAGAGGCGGTTGAAAAGGCACAGAAACTTTCAGCATAGCTGAGTTGGAGGATATATAAGATGGCTAACGAACTGTTGCTGGAAATTGTTACGCCGGAGAAAATGGCTTTTAGCGATGACGTTTCTGACGTAACGATACCCGGCAGTGAAGGCGAATTTGGCGTATTGGTAGGACATGCAGCACTTTTGAGTACAGTTAATTTTGGTGAGCTCCAATATACGAAAGACAATAAAAAGACACATTATGCCGTCAATACGGGTTATGCCGAAGTTACATCACACAAAGTAACTGTCCTTGTGGAATCTGCTGAAAGGGCAAATATGATTGACAAGGAAAGGGCAAAAAGGGCAAAGGAGATCGCAGAACAGAAGTTAGCCAAGATGGCCAAAGATGACCCAGATCATGAAAAAATAAAAAGGTCGTTAGAAAGAGCGGAAAAAAGGCTTAAGATAGCAGAAAACACTTAGATAATTCACATTTAGGCGGGACAAGATTTTGAGGCAAATTATTTGTTGCATTCAGACGATTAAGTTGCTATAAAATTCACCGCCTCGCAGGAAAACAAAAAACAAACCAGGGAAGTGCGTGGCATCCTTGGTTTGTTTTTTTTGTTTTTATGAAAATCCTGCAGAATACCCCGCCTTTAGGTGAGGAGCTTCACGTTTTATTGATATAGACAGGAGCTGTTTTATGGTGCAAGAAAAAAGATTGTTGGTAACTACTTTAATGTTTGCTTTTCTCTGTGCTCTGTTTATGCTTGTTATTTCAAACCCCTGTATGGCAAGCAGTGCACATGAAACGGCAGCCCATCATGGAACTGACATCGGGAAAGTTCTGCCCATCTGGTCAATTATCCCCTTTGTCGGGATATTACTATCCATAGCAGTATTGCCGCTTATAGCGCCACATTTCTGGCATGCTCACTTTGGTAAGTTGTCGGCCTTCTGGGCGCTGGCTTTTGCCGTTCCATTTCTCTTAATTTATCATAACGTGGCAGTATACGAAATTCTTCATATATACATTATTGACTATATTCCCTTTATAATTCTTCTCTGGGGGCTTTACACAGTCGCGGGCGGTATCGTCGTCAGAGGTTCCTTTAAAGGCACCCCCGTCGTCAACACGATACTGCTTCTGATAGGAACGGTACTGGCCTCATGGGTGGGGACGACCGGGGCCGCCATGGTCATGATACGCCCTGTTTTAAAGGCAAACAAGGACCGGGCTAAAAAGGTGCATGTTATCTGTTTTTTCATATTCCTTGTGGCCAATATAGGTGGTTCGCTGACTCCTCTGGGAGATCCGCCGCTGTTTCTGGGTTTTCTCCATAATGTCCCCTTCTTCTGGGTTACGACCGGCATATTCCCGCACATGCTGCTGACTTCTCTGATTCTTCTGGTCATGTTCTTTATTGTGGACAGCTTTTATTACAGAAAAGAGAAGCTCCAATCGCAAACGCCTGAAAAACCCGAAGAAAAAGAACCCATAAAGCTTGAGGGGATATACAATTTTCTTTTTCTGGGAGGCATAATCGGTGCGGTTCTCATGAGCGGTTACTGGAAAGCGGGTCATTTCAACGTGCTTGGTGTCGAATGGGCTTACCAGAATATTTTAAGAGATATAATAATCATAGCGATGGGGTTCCTGTCTCTTTTCGTTACATCCAAAAGTCTTCGTGAGGCCAATGAATTTAGCTGGTTTCCGATTATGGAGGTGGCAAAACTTTTTGCCGGCATTTTCATGACGATCATTCCGGCGCTGGCGATACTGAAGGTGGGAAGTGCAGGCGCCATGGCGGATCTTATTGCAACAGTAAAAGATCCTATTCACTATTTCTGGGTAACGGGAGTGCTCTCTTCATTCCTGGATAATGCTCCGACTTACCTTACATTCTTTAATCTTGCACTGGGGAAACTTGGGTTGACGGAAGCCATGGTGCCTGGCGCACTGGCTGCAAATACCGTCACGTTAAATCCCGTATTCGTAAGTTACTTGAAGGGAATTTCGGCCGGCGCTGTTTTTATGGGCGCAAACACCTATATTGGCAATGCACCGAACTTCATGGTGAAATCGATAGCGGAAGAAGCCGGTATCAACATGCCGAGCTTCTTCGGATATATGTTTAAATTCTCAATTCCTATTCTTATCCCAATCTTTATCTTGGTAACTTTTATTTTTTTCTAATATAATAAGGGGTTTATCAGATATTGGATTGAGGCTTTTAACCGTTGGAGTGAAGCTCCCCGTCCACAGGGCGGGGAGCTTCACTTTTATAGCTGTAATTTTAATTCTTGCCTTCCATATCACTTATAGAAATATCAATAATTTCGAACTCTCTTACACCTCCCGGTGTATTGACACTGACTACGTCACCTATTTCTTTCCCGATGAGCCCCTTTCCGATAGGAGAAGTAACTGAAATTTTGTTCTCATTTACATCGGATTCAAAGGGGCCAACAAGGTGATATTGAACGACCTCTTCTGCATTGATGTCTTCGATGGTAACGGTTGATCCAAAAACGACCCTCTCCTCGGTGAGATCTTTAGGATCAATAATAATTGAAGTAGCAAGATTATTTTTTAGTTCCTGTATCTTTCCCTGAATGAATGATTGTCTTTCTTTGGCTGCTGCATACTCGGCATTTTCCGATATATCACCATGAGCCCTGGCTTCTTCAATCTCTTTTATGTTCTCAGGAACGGCAACCCTTTTCAAATATTCTAAATCTTTTTTCAGTTTTTCAAAACCCACTTTGCTAATCGGAAATTTATCCATCACCTCTCCTCTACGAAAAATCTATATAGTGTCCATCCAAAGACAGGTAATTTTGTTCAAGTTCAAGGAAGGTGAAGATTTTAACCAGAGGAATATATTGCATATTTCGAGGATTAAAATCTGAGACTAACGTAGAAATTGAGCAAAAGGGCCATTTATGGATGGACACTATTTCTTATCATATAAATCATACTGGACAAGTGTCAAGAAGATTTGTCCTGTGTGGCATCAAAAACAATTAACCCATATTTTTACTTGCTTTTTTTATCGAAATATACTATAGCGAATCACCGATTACATGGGGGGGAAATGAAGTGAGTTATTTTCGAATTGCAGCGAGTAGCAGACATAAACCGGCATTCTTCTTGTTTCTGATTGTGTCTTTTATATTTTTTTCCTGGTATTTTCCTATGGCACTGAATGCCGAAGAAAGTAGCTGCGTGTCATGCCATACCGATGAAAAAAAACTCATTGAAATAATCGGTTCCATTGAGGCATCTAAACCAGAGGCAGTATGCGAACCGATTGGACCTGAAGGAGCAGGATGGGGAGGATCTGTGGCTCCGTTGGAGCCGCATAAAAAATTGCTTGTAGATCCCTCTTTTCTGGAAGACGAGCACGGTGGAATTTCCTGCGAAACGTGTCACGGAGGCAATCCGGAAGATAACAACTGGAAGACCGCCCACGAGGGAATCGTAAAAGATCCAACATATCCCGATGCCGCCGAAAGTTGT contains the following coding sequences:
- a CDS encoding F0F1 ATP synthase subunit epsilon, which codes for MANELLLEIVTPEKMAFSDDVSDVTIPGSEGEFGVLVGHAALLSTVNFGELQYTKDNKKTHYAVNTGYAEVTSHKVTVLVESAERANMIDKERAKRAKEIAEQKLAKMAKDDPDHEKIKRSLERAEKRLKIAENT
- the greA gene encoding transcription elongation factor GreA; amino-acid sequence: MDKFPISKVGFEKLKKDLEYLKRVAVPENIKEIEEARAHGDISENAEYAAAKERQSFIQGKIQELKNNLATSIIIDPKDLTEERVVFGSTVTIEDINAEEVVQYHLVGPFESDVNENKISVTSPIGKGLIGKEIGDVVSVNTPGGVREFEIIDISISDMEGKN
- a CDS encoding sodium:proton antiporter, with translation MVQEKRLLVTTLMFAFLCALFMLVISNPCMASSAHETAAHHGTDIGKVLPIWSIIPFVGILLSIAVLPLIAPHFWHAHFGKLSAFWALAFAVPFLLIYHNVAVYEILHIYIIDYIPFIILLWGLYTVAGGIVVRGSFKGTPVVNTILLLIGTVLASWVGTTGAAMVMIRPVLKANKDRAKKVHVICFFIFLVANIGGSLTPLGDPPLFLGFLHNVPFFWVTTGIFPHMLLTSLILLVMFFIVDSFYYRKEKLQSQTPEKPEEKEPIKLEGIYNFLFLGGIIGAVLMSGYWKAGHFNVLGVEWAYQNILRDIIIIAMGFLSLFVTSKSLREANEFSWFPIMEVAKLFAGIFMTIIPALAILKVGSAGAMADLIATVKDPIHYFWVTGVLSSFLDNAPTYLTFFNLALGKLGLTEAMVPGALAANTVTLNPVFVSYLKGISAGAVFMGANTYIGNAPNFMVKSIAEEAGINMPSFFGYMFKFSIPILIPIFILVTFIFF